One Sphingobacteruim zhuxiongii DNA window includes the following coding sequences:
- a CDS encoding RNA polymerase sigma factor, whose protein sequence is MKTNLNTTILESSPVLMRLANNFTNDPVEKDDLVQETFIRSLNSLEKFTKHPKLISWLYVIMKNIYLNKYRREIVRRSAEKEISYTQSFNSRIGNKAESLFVLKDVQDALKLLSGENYQIISMYLEGFKYYEIAEHMNMKEGTIKTRIHSIRKFLKKKLQVYAL, encoded by the coding sequence ATGAAAACGAATCTAAACACGACCATCCTTGAAAGTTCACCAGTTCTTATGCGACTTGCGAATAATTTCACAAACGATCCTGTTGAGAAGGACGATTTAGTACAAGAGACATTCATTCGATCGTTAAATTCTTTAGAGAAATTTACTAAGCATCCCAAATTGATTTCCTGGCTGTATGTCATTATGAAGAACATTTATTTAAATAAGTACCGTCGCGAAATTGTTAGAAGAAGTGCTGAGAAGGAAATTTCATATACACAATCTTTCAATAGTAGGATAGGTAATAAAGCGGAGTCTCTGTTTGTTTTAAAGGATGTGCAGGATGCTTTAAAATTACTGTCCGGAGAGAACTATCAAATTATTTCAATGTATTTAGAGGGTTTTAAATATTATGAAATAGCCGAACATATGAATATGAAAGAAGGCACCATTAAAACGCGGATACACAGCATTCGCAAGTTCTTGAAAAAAAAACTGCAGGTGTATGCCCTTTAA
- a CDS encoding transposase: MARIFDESFKKMAVELSSLKGSVLEAAKELDLDASRLSKWRVDPRYNGGTLLPKNDKLTPEEQEIRELKKRLKEAELENVILKKAVAIFSKGD; this comes from the coding sequence ATGGCAAGAATATTTGATGAGTCATTTAAAAAAATGGCAGTAGAGTTGTCCTCTCTAAAGGGCTCGGTTTTGGAAGCAGCAAAAGAGTTGGATCTAGATGCAAGTAGATTAAGTAAATGGCGTGTAGATCCTAGATATAATGGAGGTACACTATTACCAAAGAATGATAAATTAACTCCAGAGGAGCAAGAGATTAGGGAGTTAAAAAAGCGTTTAAAGGAAGCAGAATTAGAAAACGTAATCTTAAAAAAGGCGGTAGCCATCTTTTCCAAGGGCGACTGA
- a CDS encoding relaxase/mobilization nuclease domain-containing protein yields the protein MVAVIKTGSSIRRIFLYNENKVMRGVAECLAAINYPMDAQEMTAAMRLNRLLQQTALNSKVTRNSVHISLNFDPSDKDLSPERLVEIAKVYMAGIGFAAQPFLIYQHHDAAHPHIHLLSTEVRSDGSRIDMHNIGRHQSEKIRQFIELNFHLIKAEDSKLKTTHRPKSIDVTKVHYGTSQTKASIQNVLEAVLDTYNFSSLFQLNAILRQYHILADRGSENSRSYRHQGLSFRLLDDQGIPVGVPIKASSFYNNPTLVNLKRRFKRNEASRKQLKIKSIHAISQVMQGNIRSLAGLNSKLLQQGIQLLIRQNTNGDIYGLTYIDHKNRCVFNGSELGKSYSAKAILAKFMLHTEQPLRFKQLPHRNEKLVQPTLRPSEVNAFDRNYQLLLGSVTDMLNDLWYSSLPNEYLPNPWRAPKKKRKKSLRQ from the coding sequence ATGGTTGCAGTCATAAAAACCGGAAGCTCCATTCGACGGATATTTCTGTACAATGAAAACAAAGTTATGAGGGGCGTAGCAGAATGCCTTGCTGCGATAAACTACCCGATGGATGCGCAGGAGATGACCGCCGCCATGCGCCTGAATCGGTTATTGCAGCAAACGGCATTAAACAGCAAGGTTACCCGAAATAGCGTTCATATTTCCTTAAACTTTGATCCCTCGGACAAAGATTTATCCCCAGAGAGGTTAGTCGAGATCGCGAAGGTTTATATGGCTGGCATTGGCTTCGCAGCGCAGCCGTTCCTGATTTACCAACACCATGATGCCGCTCACCCTCATATTCACCTGCTGAGTACCGAGGTACGTTCCGATGGCAGTCGCATCGACATGCACAACATCGGCCGTCATCAATCCGAAAAGATCCGTCAATTCATCGAGCTAAATTTTCACTTGATAAAAGCGGAAGACAGCAAGCTAAAGACGACACATCGGCCAAAATCAATCGATGTTACTAAGGTGCATTACGGCACTAGCCAGACCAAAGCATCCATTCAGAATGTGTTGGAGGCGGTGTTGGATACTTATAATTTCAGCAGTCTATTTCAGTTGAATGCCATTCTTCGTCAGTATCATATCCTAGCGGACCGTGGAAGTGAAAACTCCAGATCTTACCGGCATCAGGGTTTAAGCTTTCGCTTGCTAGATGATCAGGGCATACCCGTAGGGGTACCCATCAAGGCTAGTTCGTTTTATAACAACCCTACTTTAGTCAATTTAAAGCGTCGGTTTAAACGCAATGAAGCTTCGAGAAAACAGCTTAAAATAAAAAGTATCCATGCCATAAGCCAAGTGATGCAGGGCAATATACGATCGCTAGCGGGTTTGAATAGCAAGCTGCTGCAGCAAGGTATACAGTTGCTCATTCGCCAGAATACCAACGGCGATATTTATGGGTTGACTTATATAGATCATAAGAATCGTTGCGTTTTTAACGGCAGTGAGCTCGGGAAATCTTACAGCGCCAAGGCCATTTTAGCGAAATTTATGCTGCACACAGAGCAACCCCTGCGCTTCAAGCAATTGCCCCACAGGAACGAAAAACTAGTCCAACCCACACTTCGACCTTCAGAGGTGAACGCATTTGACAGGAATTATCAGCTGTTATTAGGAAGTGTGACGGATATGCTCAACGATTTATGGTATTCCAGCTTACCCAATGAATACTTGCCCAATCCATGGAGGGCACCAAAGAAAAAGCGAAAGAAATCATTACGCCAATAA
- a CDS encoding ferritin-like domain-containing protein translates to MATTKKETSGSAANKETKVKAKADAAKDLQDLFEDGLKDIYWAEKELVKALPKMEKNASSKALKTALASHLKETKEHVSRLDDVFKSIGVKAEAVKCDAMAGLLEEGEGIMEETAIGAVRDAGIIAASQKVEHYEIATYGTLAAFAKVLSHKEALKFLLQTLKEEKACDENLTALADTNLNSKAE, encoded by the coding sequence ATGGCAACTACAAAAAAAGAAACTAGCGGAAGCGCAGCAAACAAAGAAACGAAAGTGAAAGCAAAAGCTGATGCCGCAAAGGACTTACAGGATTTGTTCGAAGATGGATTAAAAGATATCTATTGGGCGGAGAAAGAGTTGGTTAAGGCTTTGCCGAAGATGGAGAAAAATGCCAGCTCGAAAGCATTGAAAACTGCCCTCGCTTCGCATTTGAAGGAGACCAAAGAACACGTTTCCCGCCTCGACGATGTATTTAAATCCATCGGCGTAAAGGCAGAAGCGGTGAAATGCGATGCTATGGCAGGACTTTTGGAAGAAGGTGAGGGTATCATGGAAGAAACTGCAATTGGTGCTGTTCGTGATGCAGGCATTATTGCTGCTTCGCAAAAAGTGGAACACTACGAGATCGCTACCTATGGCACTTTAGCCGCTTTTGCAAAAGTGCTAAGCCATAAAGAGGCCTTAAAATTCCTCCTTCAGACACTTAAAGAGGAAAAAGCCTGCGATGAGAACTTAACGGCACTCGCCGATACAAATCTTAATTCTAAAGCAGAATAG
- a CDS encoding TraM recognition domain-containing protein, whose translation MLSGNDFTLDINNPKEPKIVTMGNNPQKIHIFGAVLSLYINRLVKSVNQKGLMKSSLIFDEFPTIYLNNIDSLIATARDNLVSTCIAVQDLSQLRKDYGRELSDVIMNISGNLIAGQVNGDTARQLAERFGKIMQDRESYSLNSSETSISRSKQLENAIPASKISSLSSGDFVGMVADNPTDRIDLKIFHASVRLQHEEIKEEISSYEKLPIVRQITPGQVNSNYLQIKKDIQELAFQEIQRISNTPTLSYLIVRKRH comes from the coding sequence GTGTTATCGGGAAACGATTTTACCCTAGATATTAACAATCCCAAGGAGCCCAAAATCGTCACCATGGGCAACAATCCACAAAAGATCCATATTTTCGGCGCAGTGTTATCCCTATATATCAATAGGCTCGTCAAATCGGTAAATCAGAAAGGACTAATGAAGTCGAGCCTCATATTTGATGAGTTTCCTACGATATACCTCAACAACATTGATAGTTTGATCGCTACAGCCAGAGATAACCTGGTATCAACCTGCATCGCTGTTCAAGATCTCAGCCAGCTTCGCAAAGACTACGGTCGTGAACTTTCTGACGTCATCATGAACATTTCCGGAAACTTAATTGCTGGTCAGGTGAATGGCGACACAGCAAGGCAATTGGCAGAGCGATTTGGAAAAATTATGCAGGACCGAGAGAGCTATTCTTTAAACAGTAGCGAGACCTCCATTAGCCGCTCTAAGCAATTGGAAAATGCCATCCCTGCCTCTAAAATTTCTTCCTTGAGCTCAGGGGATTTCGTCGGGATGGTCGCCGATAATCCAACAGATCGAATAGACCTCAAGATATTTCATGCTTCTGTTCGCCTTCAGCATGAGGAAATAAAGGAAGAAATTAGTAGCTACGAAAAGTTGCCTATTGTTCGGCAGATTACTCCAGGCCAAGTAAACTCAAATTATCTTCAAATAAAAAAAGACATTCAGGAACTCGCATTCCAGGAGATACAACGTATATCCAACACGCCCACACTCTCTTATTTAATAGTAAGAAAGCGCCACTAA
- a CDS encoding IS3 family transposase gives MRKRNLKKGGSHLFQGRLRKYEFIKSHMNLFAVEKMCKIINTSSSSFYKWISRPKSNRDKRTEELSILVKQAHQDSDQIYGSPRITLELNKKNHKISRSYVARLMRKLNLRSKIRKKFKITTDSKHSFQLAENLLGRNFFTDGLSQKWVGDITYIKTGSGWLYLTTVIDLADRKIIGWSFSNDMTAEHTTLKALKMAIAQRNVKQGLIFHSDRGAQYACNEFKSFLGKNEIIQSMSRKGNCWDNAVAESFFKTLKCELVYHRKFANREAARLEIFRYIEGFYHQKRIHSGLGNKTPNEMEKFYKSTSLLVA, from the coding sequence ATTAGAAAACGTAATCTTAAAAAAGGCGGTAGCCATCTTTTCCAAGGGCGACTGAGAAAATATGAGTTCATAAAATCGCATATGAACCTATTCGCAGTTGAAAAGATGTGCAAGATTATAAATACAAGCAGTAGTTCGTTTTACAAATGGATTTCTAGACCAAAAAGCAACAGAGATAAGAGAACAGAGGAATTATCTATACTGGTAAAACAAGCACATCAGGACAGTGACCAAATATACGGCAGTCCTCGAATTACTTTAGAACTGAATAAGAAAAATCATAAAATATCACGTTCTTATGTCGCCAGATTGATGAGAAAATTGAATCTAAGAAGCAAGATTCGGAAGAAATTTAAGATAACGACAGATTCCAAACACAGTTTTCAACTTGCTGAGAATCTCCTTGGAAGAAATTTCTTTACAGATGGCCTATCGCAAAAATGGGTTGGTGATATTACCTACATCAAGACTGGATCAGGATGGCTGTATCTTACTACTGTTATCGACCTTGCCGATAGAAAAATCATAGGTTGGTCGTTCAGTAATGACATGACGGCAGAGCATACAACTTTAAAAGCACTTAAAATGGCTATTGCACAAAGGAATGTAAAACAGGGTCTGATTTTCCACTCAGATAGAGGTGCTCAATATGCATGCAACGAGTTTAAGTCTTTCTTAGGAAAAAATGAAATTATCCAAAGTATGAGCAGGAAAGGTAATTGTTGGGATAACGCAGTCGCGGAAAGCTTCTTCAAAACACTAAAATGTGAATTAGTTTATCACAGAAAATTTGCAAACAGGGAAGCTGCGAGATTAGAAATCTTTAGATACATCGAAGGATTTTACCATCAAAAAAGAATCCATTCTGGATTAGGTAATAAAACACCAAATGAAATGGAAAAATTTTATAAATCAACTAGTTTATTAGTGGCATAA
- a CDS encoding response regulator codes for MMEKVKILLAEDHLVVRNGIKLLLDTQQTFQVIADVNNGKQVLDLLDSGVETDIVLTDIGMLEMDGMQLIQELAERYPQIKVIVLTMLDCEQYVTRAFESGAKGYLIKNVGAEEMIFCIKHVSNGGRYLCEELSMSFVEKAIVKNNVQPIVSNPVDFDLSEREQEVLNLLGEGYTNQEIAKMLFISKRTVEGHRQNLIEKTKAKNTPALIKFAVLMGLIR; via the coding sequence ATGATGGAAAAGGTGAAGATACTATTGGCAGAAGATCATTTGGTGGTAAGAAATGGAATTAAGCTGTTGCTCGATACACAGCAAACATTTCAAGTGATTGCTGATGTGAATAACGGAAAACAGGTTTTAGACTTATTAGATTCGGGAGTAGAAACGGATATTGTGCTAACGGACATCGGAATGCTGGAGATGGACGGAATGCAGCTTATCCAAGAATTAGCAGAGCGATATCCGCAAATCAAAGTAATTGTATTAACAATGTTAGATTGCGAACAATACGTAACGCGGGCGTTTGAATCGGGTGCCAAAGGTTACTTGATTAAGAACGTTGGTGCCGAGGAAATGATTTTCTGTATTAAACACGTGAGCAATGGTGGACGTTATCTATGTGAAGAATTATCCATGAGCTTTGTTGAAAAAGCGATTGTTAAAAATAATGTTCAGCCTATTGTTAGTAATCCCGTCGATTTCGATCTCTCAGAAAGAGAGCAGGAAGTGTTGAATCTATTGGGGGAGGGCTATACGAATCAAGAAATTGCAAAAATGCTGTTCATAAGTAAGCGAACGGTAGAGGGGCACCGCCAAAATTTAATTGAAAAGACGAAGGCTAAAAACACGCCTGCTTTAATCAAGTTTGCTGTGTTAATGGGGCTTATTCGTTAG
- a CDS encoding YWFCY domain-containing protein, with the protein MALQTGENEQALRKIIDLTRWIAIASLLLHFYEIGYAVFKQAKWQHDFLDRILLNIRATGLFNRSLTAKLLALAFLLISLLGARGRKSEKLSLRKAIWTMSVGLGGYFLSELSWLAAASFATRFYAYVLITSIGMLTFLAGATWISKIIYSSINQQDIFNHQNETFPQQEDYLTNEYSINLPATYRLKNKWRKSWINIINPFRGILVQGTPGSGKSYFIIRHIISQQIQKGFSMFIYDFKFDDLSTIAYNHHLQYKRTHGGAITFYSINFDDLSRSHRCNPLDPVTMIDITDAAESARTILLGLNREWIKRQGDFFVESPINFLTAIIWYLRCYREGEFCTLPHVIELLQLDYDTLFSILRVENEIDVLINPFITAYLNDAMEQLEGQIARQKLLWRGFLRPNFIMCYRETILP; encoded by the coding sequence ATGGCTTTACAAACTGGAGAAAATGAACAAGCACTTCGTAAAATCATTGACTTAACGCGATGGATTGCAATAGCGTCACTCCTCCTCCATTTCTATGAGATTGGATATGCCGTTTTTAAGCAAGCGAAATGGCAGCACGATTTTCTCGATCGCATCCTGTTGAACATTCGCGCAACGGGTCTATTTAATCGATCCTTGACAGCCAAACTACTCGCGCTAGCATTTCTATTGATCTCCTTGCTAGGCGCCAGGGGACGAAAGAGCGAAAAATTAAGCCTACGCAAGGCCATATGGACGATGTCAGTAGGTTTAGGGGGCTATTTCTTAAGTGAGCTTAGCTGGTTAGCAGCGGCGAGTTTCGCCACTCGGTTTTATGCTTATGTTCTCATCACCTCGATCGGCATGTTGACATTTTTAGCAGGCGCAACCTGGATTTCAAAAATCATATATTCCTCCATCAATCAGCAAGATATATTCAATCATCAAAACGAGACGTTTCCCCAACAAGAGGACTACTTAACAAATGAATATTCCATTAACCTTCCTGCGACCTATCGCTTGAAAAATAAGTGGCGTAAGAGCTGGATTAATATTATCAATCCGTTTCGAGGGATATTAGTACAGGGAACACCCGGATCCGGGAAATCATACTTTATCATTCGACACATCATCTCTCAGCAAATTCAGAAAGGCTTTAGCATGTTCATTTATGATTTCAAATTCGATGACCTCAGCACGATAGCCTACAATCATCACCTCCAATATAAGCGCACTCATGGGGGTGCAATCACGTTTTACAGCATCAACTTCGACGATTTGTCGCGATCACATCGATGTAACCCGCTCGATCCTGTCACGATGATAGATATCACCGATGCGGCAGAAAGTGCTCGAACCATATTGTTGGGTCTAAATCGCGAATGGATTAAGCGCCAAGGGGATTTCTTTGTCGAATCGCCCATTAATTTTTTAACAGCTATTATTTGGTATTTACGCTGTTATCGCGAGGGCGAGTTCTGCACACTCCCCCATGTGATTGAGCTGTTACAGCTAGACTACGATACGCTATTCTCCATTCTACGCGTGGAAAATGAAATTGACGTGCTTATTAACCCTTTTATAACCGCCTACTTAAATGATGCTATGGAGCAGCTGGAGGGACAGATCGCTCGACAAAAATTGCTTTGGAGAGGATTTCTTCGCCCCAACTTTATTATGTGTTATCGGGAAACGATTTTACCCTAG
- a CDS encoding plasmid mobilization protein, with translation MDKEKQNRTRIIGIRVTIEEFQQLENSRKRSTSRKLSEYLRSLLLRKPIVKYYRNQSIDESMTLLIQLRNELNAIGVNLNQAVKKLYLFPQQTDLQAWIRNQQLQNRIIADKIQEIKLVIKKMGEVWLQS, from the coding sequence ATGGATAAGGAGAAGCAAAATAGGACCCGAATTATTGGAATTCGTGTAACCATTGAAGAATTTCAACAATTAGAAAACAGTAGGAAACGATCGACAAGTAGAAAGTTGAGTGAGTATCTTCGATCCCTTCTGCTGCGTAAACCCATTGTTAAATATTACCGTAATCAGTCAATCGACGAGAGCATGACCCTACTTATTCAGCTGCGAAATGAGCTGAATGCCATTGGCGTCAACTTGAATCAAGCGGTAAAGAAACTATACCTCTTCCCGCAGCAGACAGATCTGCAAGCTTGGATACGCAATCAACAACTGCAAAACAGGATAATCGCCGATAAAATACAGGAAATAAAGCTCGTCATTAAAAAAATGGGGGAAGTATGGTTGCAGTCATAA
- a CDS encoding DNA polymerase ligase N-terminal domain-containing protein: MASLQPYQQKRDFEKTNEPRGTSKKSRKQGLRFVVQRHHASRLHYDFRLELDGVLKSWAIPKGPSMNPIDKRLAVRVEDHPLEYAHFEGTIPRGNYGAGTVSIFDSGYYEFVADKTEKGFLKSLKEGSIKFRLNGNQLKGEFALVKMRQAAEDQWLLIKHSDDFATYQPYDIEQLVEKEVVEQGKRFKKRESPIEVSTVKVEPMLAKLSKELPDGDDWLYEKKYDGFRAIAICGVGRPSLVSRNGNRLDQKFPSLIQELKRLSRRCMELLPLSGDRFKIK; this comes from the coding sequence ATGGCAAGTCTACAACCTTATCAGCAGAAACGTGATTTCGAAAAAACCAATGAGCCGCGCGGAACCTCAAAAAAGTCCCGCAAACAAGGTCTGCGTTTCGTGGTACAGCGGCATCATGCGAGCCGGCTGCATTATGATTTCCGGCTGGAATTAGATGGCGTCTTAAAAAGTTGGGCCATTCCCAAAGGGCCCTCGATGAACCCAATCGACAAACGACTGGCCGTCCGCGTCGAAGATCACCCACTAGAATATGCGCATTTTGAAGGTACCATTCCCAGAGGGAATTATGGCGCTGGAACGGTCTCCATTTTTGACTCTGGATACTATGAATTTGTTGCAGATAAAACTGAGAAGGGATTTCTCAAGAGTCTCAAGGAGGGTAGTATCAAATTTCGCCTGAACGGGAATCAATTGAAAGGCGAATTTGCTTTGGTTAAGATGAGACAAGCGGCAGAAGATCAATGGTTGCTAATTAAACATTCCGATGATTTTGCGACCTATCAGCCCTACGATATTGAGCAGCTCGTCGAGAAAGAAGTCGTCGAACAAGGAAAAAGGTTTAAAAAAAGGGAGTCTCCTATTGAAGTATCAACGGTAAAAGTCGAACCCATGCTCGCCAAACTCAGCAAGGAACTTCCCGACGGAGATGACTGGCTCTATGAAAAAAAATACGATGGATTCCGGGCTATAGCTATTTGTGGAGTTGGTCGTCCCAGCTTGGTTTCGCGCAACGGAAATCGACTTGATCAAAAGTTTCCATCGTTGATTCAAGAGTTGAAAAGGCTTTCGCGCCGTTGTATGGAGTTGCTACCTTTAAGTGGAGACAGATTTAAAATAAAATAG
- a CDS encoding ATP-dependent DNA ligase gives MLDGEIVLADQHGKEHFQGLQAGEPIAKALQLRYYIFDILELDEINLRTYTLIERKELLELLLRRAKLKHIFHVKPVDLTNGGGIEEAAAHQWEGIIAKRADSQWSCYL, from the coding sequence ATACTCGATGGCGAAATCGTGCTAGCGGATCAGCATGGGAAAGAGCATTTTCAGGGCTTGCAAGCCGGAGAACCTATTGCAAAGGCTTTGCAACTGCGGTATTATATATTCGACATCCTGGAACTTGATGAGATAAACCTACGAACTTATACTTTAATCGAGAGGAAGGAACTACTCGAACTCCTGTTGAGAAGAGCGAAGTTAAAGCACATTTTCCACGTTAAGCCAGTCGATCTGACTAATGGAGGAGGTATCGAAGAAGCAGCAGCACATCAGTGGGAGGGTATTATAGCTAAGCGGGCAGATAGTCAATGGAGTTGCTACCTTTAA